A region of the Puniceicoccaceae bacterium genome:
TGTCCATCTTGAACTCGACTCGCCCTGCTTTGACCGCAGTAATGGCTGCGGCCACATCATCTGTAACCGTTCCAGACTTGGGATTTGGCATCAATCCACGCGGACCGAGTACGCGTGCTACCGGACGAACCTTTGCCATCGCCGAAGTCGTGGCAACCGCGACATCAAAATCGAGCCACCCCTCCTGAATCTTTGCGATCAAATCGTCCAGACCAGCAACGTCCGCACCCGCGTCAAGCGCTTCCTGCGGGTTCTCGGTGAACACAATCACCGATACCTTCTTTCCACTACCGTGTGGCAGGCTGACGGTTCCGCGAACCATTTGATTGCTCTGTTTCGGATCCACCGCAAGCGAAGCCGAAACCTCAACGGTCTCATCAAACTTTGCAGCTGGAAATTTTTGAAGAATTTCGATTGCCTGATCCAACGTGTAGGTTGCTTCGAGATTGGCAATTTCGTGTGCCTTTTGCAGGCGTTTACTCATCTTGGCCATATGACAGTCCTCGCTAACGGTTAGTCGATCACTTCGAGGCCCATGCTGCGGGCCGTTCCCATGATGATTTTCATGGCCTGTTCGGGATCGGATGCATTGAGATCCTTTTTCTTGGTCTCAACAATCTCTGCGATCTGTTTACGGGTTACCTTTCCGACTTTATCCCGGTTGGGAATCGGAGACCCCTTTGCAATGCCGGCTGCCTTTTTCAGCAGCACTGCAGCCGGAGGTGACTTCAGGATGAAACTGAAAGATCGGTCAGCGTATACGCTGATCACGACCGGTAGAATCAAGCCTGCCTGGTCCTTCGTTCTTGCGTTAAAATCCTTACAGAAAGCCATGATATTGACTCCCTGCGCACCTAGTGCCGGTCCAACCGGTGGTGCCGGATTTGCGGCACCAGCGGGTAGCTGGAGCCGAATTTGTCCTACAACTTTTTTTGCCATGGATGGTTTATTCCTCTAGCTTTTCAACTTGCCAGTACTCGAGTTCTACTGGAGTGAAACGCCCAAATATGGAAACTGAAACCTTCAGTTTGCCATGCTCCGGATCCATTTCGTCCACCTTTCCGGTGAGATCGACAAAGGGTCCGTCGACAATTTTTACTTCTTCGCCCACTTCAAACTCGACCTTGGGCTTTTCTTTGCCTTGTGAGTCCTCGACTTGCTTGAGGATGCGATCAATCTCTTCCGTCTTAAGCGGAACGGGGTTTTCACCTCCGACAAAATTGATCACTCCCTGGGCGTCGCGCACAAAGTACCATGCCTTCTGGTTCAACTTCCCTTCATCATCATACAACTTCATGTGTACAAAGATGTAACCTGGGTAGAACCGGCGGACACGTTGGGTTTTCTTACCGTTTTTTACCTCACTTACCACTTCCGTGGGCATGAGTACATCGAACACATAGTCACCCATCTCCTCGATTTCGATAAACTTGTCCAGATAGGTTTTGGCCTTCGCTTCCTGATTGGAAAGCGTCTGCACAGCATACCAAGCTGGTCCGTTCTTTAATGATGCGTTCATGTGTGTTTCGATGCTGGAAGCTCGACTGATGTGGAATCTGCGATCAACGCACCAGGCCAGTGAAAAACTCAGCCCATTGATTCAACGAAAAGTCGGCAACCGTAATAAAGGTTCCTAAAATAACTACAGCGATCAACACGACGATGGTGTAGTCTTTGAGTTCTTTCCAGGTAGGCCAAGCGGACTTTTTGAGCTCCGTCATCATTTCACCATAGAAATGCCGGATCCCCCTGAAGAAACTTCCGATTTTTTTAAGCATACTTGTCCTGACTGGTATTCAATTTGAAAAATGGCGGGTGAAGAGGGATTCGAACCCCCAACTTGCGGTTTTGGAGACCGCTCCTCTACCAATTGAACTATTCACCCTGGATAACGAACGTGAGCCCAACCAATCATTGGATGGGCTCGTGTCCATAAAATCTGACGGCCGATCAGGCAATGACTTCCGTGATCTGACCCGCACCGATCGTGCGACCCCCTTCACGGATCGCAAAGCGCTGACCCTTTTCCATTGCGATCTTCTTTTGCAGATCGATCACAATCTTCAAGTTGTCGCCCGGCATTACCATTTCCACGCCTTCGGGAAGTTCGCAGATTCCGGTAACGTCAGCTGTTCCGAAGAAGAACTGGGGACGGTATCCCTTGAAGAACGGAGTGTGACGTCCACCTTCATCCTTGGTCAGAACGTAAATCTGTGCAGTGGCCTTGGTGTGAGGCTTGATGGAACCCGGCTTTGCAATCACGTGACCGCGCTGGATATCCTTCTTTTCAACACCGCGCAACAGCAGTCCAACATTGTCACCGGCCTGACCTTGGTCGAGCAGCTTGCGGAACATTTCCACACCAGTGCAGGTGGTCTTGCGGGTATCGCCCATTCCGACGATTTCCACTTCTTCACCAACCTTGACCACACCACGCTCAATACGACCAGTCGCAACCGTTCCACGACCTGTGATCGTGAACACGTCTTCCACCGACATCATGAAGGGCTTATCCGTGGCACGCTCAGGCTCAGGGATGTCCTTGTCGATCGCATCCATGAGGTTCTGAATGTCCTGCTTGCCGCGATCCTCAAGATTGAGCGCAGCCAGTGCCGAACCCCGAACGATTGTGATGTTGTCACCGTCGAACTCATACTTGCTGAGCAAGTCACGAATCTCCATTTCAACCAGCTCAAGAAGTTCCTCGTCATCGAGCAAGTCAACCTTGTTCAAGAATACCACGATGTTGGGAACACCCACCTGCTTTGCCAGAAGAATGTGCTCGCGGGTCTGAGGCATCGGACCATCGTCCGCACCAACCACCAGAATGGCACCATCCATCTGTGCTGCTCCCGTGATCATGTTCTTCACGAAGTCAGCGTGACCCGGACAGTCAACGTGGGCATAGTGACGGGTTTCAGATTCGTATTCCACGTGGGAAACAGCAATCGTCACGATCTTGGACGCGTCACGCACAGTTCCACCCTTGGCAATGTCGGCATACTTCTTGGCTTCTGCCAACCCCTTGGAGGATTGCACCGCCAGAATACCTGCCGTCAGCGTAGTTTTACCGTGGTCGATGTGTCCGATCGTTCCAACGTTGATGTGTGGTTTAGTTCTTTGGAATGTTTCCTTAGCCATGAATGGTCGTATGGAGTTTAAGTTTGATTTTGAAAAGAATTAACGTCGAAGCACTGGAGCCCACGAGCGGATTTGAACCGCCGACCTCGTCCTTACCAAGGACGCGCTCTGCCGACTGAGCTACATGGGCATCGTTATCCAACGCGTTTTTGTTAAAACTTCAGTTGATTGAAATAAGGATAAACTTCAAAAAATGAAATCCGATCTCCGGTCCGTCAAGACTAAATCCTGAAATTATTCGGGTTTGCACAACAATCACATCGGTTGATGCTCAAAGGTCATCAACCAACGCAAACGTTAACTCCGCAGAGGACACTGTCACCCCATCCACACTGCATGTGGCTGATGCGATGCCCATTCTTCCTCCACGATTTTTGAGCAGCTCTGCCCGGATGATCAGCTGATCGCCAGGAACGACCATTTTGCGAAACTTCACTTTGTCACAACTCATGAAGAGTGCGAGTTTCCCCTCCGCTCCAATGATATGCAACATGAGAATACCGGCTGCCTGGGCCATGGATTCCACCTGCAGAACACCTGGCATCACGGGTTTCCCCGGAAAGTGTCCATTAAAATAGGGTTCGTTGATCGTCACATTCTTAATCGCGGTAATCGTGGTTTCACCCATTTCGATCACACGATCAACAAGCAGAAAAGGATAACGGTGCGGCAGCTTTCGCATCACTGCCTGAATGTCCAGAACGGGAAGGGTTTTCTCCGATGAGTTTGCAGAAATATCGGTCACGGCTGTGTTGAGATGTGAGAGACTTAGGCGAGAAGTTCCGCCAGTTTTTGGGTCAGTTTCGAGTTGATCGCATGACCAGGCTTAATCGCCACAATATGGGCACGCAAAGGGCAACCGAGTAAGGCGATATCACCGATAATATCAAGTATTTTGTGACGAACAAATTCATCCTGGAAGCGCAGGGGTTCCTTGGAAAGGATGGTCTCTCCCTTAATGACGATAGCTGTGTCAATGCTTCCTCCCTTGATTTTGCCCTGCTGAACAAGGGGTTCAATATCCTCCGCAAAGGTAAAGGTGCGCGCGGGTGCAATCTGTTTCACATACTGCCCTGGATCCACATCCACGCTGAAATACTGCGTCATGCGACCTCGCTCATCGGCAAAAGTACAAGAGATGCGAAACCC
Encoded here:
- the rplK gene encoding 50S ribosomal protein L11 — translated: MAKKVVGQIRLQLPAGAANPAPPVGPALGAQGVNIMAFCKDFNARTKDQAGLILPVVISVYADRSFSFILKSPPAAVLLKKAAGIAKGSPIPNRDKVGKVTRKQIAEIVETKKKDLNASDPEQAMKIIMGTARSMGLEVID
- the fabZ gene encoding 3-hydroxyacyl-ACP dehydratase FabZ, yielding MTDISANSSEKTLPVLDIQAVMRKLPHRYPFLLVDRVIEMGETTITAIKNVTINEPYFNGHFPGKPVMPGVLQVESMAQAAGILMLHIIGAEGKLALFMSCDKVKFRKMVVPGDQLIIRAELLKNRGGRMGIASATCSVDGVTVSSAELTFALVDDL
- the tuf gene encoding elongation factor Tu, producing the protein MAKETFQRTKPHINVGTIGHIDHGKTTLTAGILAVQSSKGLAEAKKYADIAKGGTVRDASKIVTIAVSHVEYESETRHYAHVDCPGHADFVKNMITGAAQMDGAILVVGADDGPMPQTREHILLAKQVGVPNIVVFLNKVDLLDDEELLELVEMEIRDLLSKYEFDGDNITIVRGSALAALNLEDRGKQDIQNLMDAIDKDIPEPERATDKPFMMSVEDVFTITGRGTVATGRIERGVVKVGEEVEIVGMGDTRKTTCTGVEMFRKLLDQGQAGDNVGLLLRGVEKKDIQRGHVIAKPGSIKPHTKATAQIYVLTKDEGGRHTPFFKGYRPQFFFGTADVTGICELPEGVEMVMPGDNLKIVIDLQKKIAMEKGQRFAIREGGRTIGAGQITEVIA
- the nusG gene encoding transcription termination/antitermination protein NusG, which codes for MNASLKNGPAWYAVQTLSNQEAKAKTYLDKFIEIEEMGDYVFDVLMPTEVVSEVKNGKKTQRVRRFYPGYIFVHMKLYDDEGKLNQKAWYFVRDAQGVINFVGGENPVPLKTEEIDRILKQVEDSQGKEKPKVEFEVGEEVKIVDGPFVDLTGKVDEMDPEHGKLKVSVSIFGRFTPVELEYWQVEKLEE
- the rplA gene encoding 50S ribosomal protein L1, which encodes MAKMSKRLQKAHEIANLEATYTLDQAIEILQKFPAAKFDETVEVSASLAVDPKQSNQMVRGTVSLPHGSGKKVSVIVFTENPQEALDAGADVAGLDDLIAKIQEGWLDFDVAVATTSAMAKVRPVARVLGPRGLMPNPKSGTVTDDVAAAITAVKAGRVEFKMDKSANVSIVVGKRSFSKENLTENAKEALSTLVKSKPETVKGKFIKNVTISSTMSPGVRILGSEVTAISA
- the secE gene encoding preprotein translocase subunit SecE, whose product is MLKKIGSFFRGIRHFYGEMMTELKKSAWPTWKELKDYTIVVLIAVVILGTFITVADFSLNQWAEFFTGLVR